One part of the Lotus japonicus ecotype B-129 chromosome 2, LjGifu_v1.2 genome encodes these proteins:
- the LOC130740166 gene encoding plastoglobulin-1, chloroplastic produces MALLSSATHRIPFIFSQNPNPKPFSVSSLHFQSSLSPNPLRFPSIRFIAPAAGDADKASADISDEWGESSEPEPEASSAPKLPDVDPPKDEDEWGGVAAGADTGGGYVDAGNGTPATPTEAPAEDGVDGNLYGLKRALVDTVFGTELGFRAGSEVRAEVSELVTQLEAANPTLAPVEEPALLNGNWVLLYTASSELLPLLAAGALPLVKVDKILQTIDTSSATIINSITLSSPFASLSFSASASFEARSPTRIQVTFKEGSFQPPEIKSKTELPGSIDVFGQRISLLPLQQTLDPLQGVVANISRVISGQPPLKIPIPGERTSSWLITTYLDEDLRISKGDGGLFVLAREGSPLLDQ; encoded by the exons ATGGCTCTACTTTCCTCCGCCACACACCGCATCCCTTTCATCTTCTCCCAAAACCCTAATCCTAAACCCTTTTCTGTCTCCTCTCTTCATTTTCAATCTTCTCTTTCTCCCAACCCTCTCAGATTCCCTTCTATTCGCTTCATCGCCCCCGCCGCCGGCGACGCCGACAAGGCATCCGCTGACATCTCCGATGAGTGGGGCGAAAGCTCCGAGCCTGAGCCCGAAGCATCGTCTGCCCCCAAGCTTCCTGATGTGGACCCTCCCAAGGATGAGGACGAATGGGGAGGAGTAGCAGCAGGAGCAGACACCGGCGGTGGCTACGTTGACGCCGGTAATGGAACTCCAGCTACTCCTACCGAAGCTCCGGCGGAGGATGGAGTGGATGGTAACCTCTATGGGCTGAAGCGGGCTCTGGTAGACACTGTGTTCGGGACTGAGCTCGGGTTTCGAGCTGGGTCGGAGGTTCGAGCTGAGGTGTCTGAGTTGGTGACTCAGTTGGAAGCGGCGAACCCCACACTGGCACCGGTGGAGGAGCCTGCCCTTCTCAATGGAAATTGGGTTTTGCT GTACACCGCATCTTCTGAACTGCTGCCTCTTCTAGCAGCAGGAGCATTACCTTTGGTGAAGGTAGACAAGATTTTGCAAACAATTGATACTAGCAGCGCAACTATTATAAACTCTATTACGTTGTCTAGCCCTTTTGCCTCTCTCTCTTTTAGCGCATCTGCCTCATTTGAAGCTCGAAGCCCAACAAGAATACAG GTCACATTTAAAGAAGGTTCGTTCCAACCTCCGGAGATTAAGTCTAAAACTGAACTGCCCGGAAGCATAGATGTTTTTGGCCAAAGGATTAGCTTACTGCCTCTGCAACAAACCCTTGATCCTCTTCAGGGTGTGGTGGCAAACATATCACGTGTCATTTCTGGTCAGCCACCTCTTAAGATTCCCATTCCTGGCGAGAGGACAAGCTCCTGGCTTATTACTACATATCTTGATGAGGACTTGAGAATATCGAAGGGAGATGGCGGTCTTTTTGTCCTTGCCAGAGAAGGCAGTCCCCTTCTCGATCAGTAG
- the LOC130740167 gene encoding uncharacterized protein LOC130740167, translating to MVLWEITLGTAYFLGLKRTYKLALRIQRRVITPKYPRVRQFLHRRTRAVFDVAIKVHQSIQERDIEVGRNLGNFILRWLDRAKPSAHIRGPPSGQPHSSRGNITKQATGSSGHKPTGYSGLFKKDSDRHLFASLRPKVFPTIARMMRPPNPAGTTVQGRHLSFYAPEVVRSNYRQNWSEGVIRKDIMQWMHN from the exons ATGGTGCTGTGGGAGATAACGCTTGGAACTGCGTATTTTTTGGGTCTGAAGCGAACCTACAAGCTTGCTCTGAGGATTCAGCGTAGGGTTATAACCCCTAAGTACCCTAGGGTTCGCCAATTTCTTCACAG ACGAACCCGTGCTGTATTTGATGTAGCGATCAAGGTTCATCAGAGCATTCAAGAAAGAGACATAGAAGTGGGCCGGAATCTTGGAAACTTCATTCTGCGATGGCTTGATCGAGCAAAGCCGTCAGCACACATTCGAGGTCCTCCTTCTGGACAACCCCATAGTTCAAGAGGGAACATAACAAAGCAGGCAACTGGCTCTTCCGGCCACAAGCCCACTGGTTACTCTGGATTGTTCAAGAAAGACTCTGATAGGCACTTGTTTGCCTCATTGAGGCCAAAGGTTTTTCCTACCATTGCAAGGATGATGAGACCACCAAATCCTGCTGGGACTACCGTCCAAGGCAGGCACCTCAGCTTCTATGCTCCTGAAGTGGTTAGATCAAATTACAGACAGAATTGGTCAGAGGGTGTTATTAGGAAGGACATCATGCAGTGGATGCATAATTAG
- the LOC130737105 gene encoding inactive poly [ADP-ribose] polymerase RCD1-like yields the protein MEARVELKQKQATGCVAHLRRASRPTLYQQPSLASPTSKAVEKMRLEDYESKRTIVGSLSGQSFLKCYLNYKNSGRPKRVMFYNNCEWLDYPRDVVNLVKNDFEIKNAAVEIELNGRELVLDFLQMCQVDLQTGLQQPIAWIDEAGSCFFPEACVAFDGKSYNLCEREGMNLCIKIEVNGDDESELRECSEDPNVLVKDTQVEIGIRMIGLSCQNVDIP from the exons ATGGAAGCAAGAGTTGAATTGAAGCAGAAGCAAGCTACTGGTTGTGTTGCACATCTAAGGCGAGCTTCACGTCCAACACTGTATCAACAACCATCACTTGCATCACCCACAAGCAAGGCTGTCGAAAAAATGAGGTTGGAAGATTATGAAAGCAAAAGGACAATTGTTGGTTCTCTTAGTGGACAATCCTTTCTTAAGTGTTatttgaactataagaataGTGGAAGACCTAAACGTGTGATGTTCTACAATAATTGCGAATGGTTGGATTATCCTAGAGATGTTGTTAACTTGGTTAAGaatgattttgaaataaaaaatgcagCGGTGGAAATAGAGTTAAATGGACGTGAACTTGTACTAGATTTTTTACAAATGTGTCAGGTGGACTTGCAAACTGGTTTGCAACAACCAATAGCATGGATTGATGAGGCAGGGAGCTGCTTTTTCCCTGAAGCTTGTGTTGCTTTTGATGGTAAATCTTATAACTTATGCGAACGTGAGGGTATGAACTTATGTATAAAAATTGAAGTGAATGGGGATGATGAATCTGAGTTGAGGGAGTGTAGTGAGGATCCCAACGTGTTAGTTAAGGATACTCAAGTGGAAATTGGAATAAGGATGATAGGATTGAGTTGTCAAAATGTTG ATATTCCTTAA